One window of Salegentibacter sp. Hel_I_6 genomic DNA carries:
- a CDS encoding AraC family transcriptional regulator, giving the protein MKLIKISIFPASKTFEKFVKYFRVEQSNYKLPILDIPEHIGEGNLLALDICNDISLIYLNGCFNDEVVLRFQNEATNSLNFIYNYKSSIHHKIEDEECWQELDQFQHAISSSYMGGAHSVKLEAKKNYSSYIISVSKSAYLSNRKKYSNTITRHLKSILDEGKSDSFFFHTGSYSLAIADILKSIFIGEYTSFEQIVYLEAKTHELINSHLVQYIRDVENKNKKVHLSSYEIKAIHTAALYIESNISKIMTVSQVAKHVGLNSNKLQHGFKGLYGTSVHNFIGNIRMNKASDLLIHSDDSISEIVLNIGLNSNSYFSKLFKEKYQISPSIFRKRIELPSD; this is encoded by the coding sequence TTGAAGCTTATAAAGATTTCTATATTTCCTGCGAGTAAAACTTTTGAAAAATTTGTAAAATACTTTAGAGTTGAACAAAGTAATTATAAACTCCCCATTTTGGATATTCCTGAACATATTGGGGAAGGTAACTTACTGGCTCTGGATATTTGTAATGATATCTCGCTTATCTATTTAAATGGATGCTTTAACGATGAGGTAGTGTTGCGATTTCAAAATGAGGCCACAAATTCTTTAAATTTTATATACAATTATAAAAGTTCTATTCATCATAAAATTGAAGATGAAGAGTGCTGGCAGGAACTGGATCAATTTCAACACGCCATTTCTTCATCTTATATGGGAGGAGCGCATAGTGTAAAGCTAGAAGCAAAAAAAAATTACAGCAGTTATATAATTAGCGTTTCCAAATCGGCTTATTTAAGCAATAGAAAAAAATATTCAAATACAATAACCAGACATTTGAAATCAATTTTGGATGAGGGAAAAAGCGATTCATTTTTCTTTCATACTGGATCCTATAGTCTTGCTATTGCAGATATTTTAAAGAGTATATTTATAGGAGAATATACCTCATTTGAACAAATAGTTTATTTAGAAGCTAAAACCCATGAGTTGATTAATTCCCACCTGGTTCAATATATAAGAGATGTTGAGAATAAAAATAAAAAAGTTCATCTTTCATCTTATGAGATAAAGGCTATTCATACAGCAGCACTTTATATAGAATCAAATATTTCTAAAATTATGACGGTATCGCAGGTTGCAAAACATGTGGGACTAAATAGTAATAAACTTCAGCACGGGTTTAAAGGCCTATATGGAACCAGCGTGCACAATTTTATTGGAAATATTAGAATGAATAAAGCCTCTGATCTTTTAATTCATTCAGATGATAGTATTTCAGAAATAGTATTAAATATAGGTTTAAATAGCAATAGTTATTTTTCAAAGCTTTTTAAGGAAAAATATCAGATTTCTCCCTCTATCTTTAGAAAAAGAATAGAACTTCCCAGTGATTGA
- a CDS encoding DMT family transporter — protein sequence MKRSTILLIVAFILLWNSGFIGAEYGLPYTGPYTLIFLRYLAVTFLLALYLLVRKRFKWFGWKVTGLNMLIGFLAHGVWLTCVLLALDTEVPAGIVALIVALQPLATGALSSYVTKEKTNLYQWVGLIVGFIGVIITVAFRIDFNKSGAIFGYLIPLVSVIAITIATLIQRKIDINNKKEKLSIAQTLFYQSLATMLALAFPAIFIEDLEAKWVPKFTFAMVWLVLAVSLGAYIVMLKLIDRLDATKVASLFYLGPPVTMFMAWMAFGDSIKIMDVVGILVVFFGVFLTNRNKSQSYKT from the coding sequence ATGAAAAGAAGTACCATTTTATTAATAGTAGCTTTCATCTTATTATGGAATTCTGGGTTTATTGGAGCTGAGTATGGACTTCCCTATACAGGTCCATATACCTTAATCTTTCTAAGATATCTGGCAGTCACTTTTCTTTTGGCTTTATACTTACTAGTAAGAAAAAGGTTTAAATGGTTCGGGTGGAAGGTGACAGGCTTAAATATGCTAATTGGTTTTCTAGCTCACGGCGTTTGGTTAACCTGTGTGTTATTAGCTCTGGATACTGAGGTGCCGGCAGGTATTGTGGCTTTGATTGTTGCACTGCAGCCTCTAGCCACGGGTGCACTTTCCAGCTATGTTACCAAAGAAAAAACCAATTTATACCAATGGGTGGGATTAATAGTAGGCTTTATTGGTGTGATAATTACGGTAGCTTTTCGAATAGATTTTAACAAGTCGGGTGCAATTTTCGGCTATCTTATACCCTTAGTCTCCGTTATAGCAATTACAATTGCGACTTTGATTCAAAGAAAGATTGATATTAATAATAAAAAAGAAAAGTTATCAATAGCCCAAACCCTTTTTTACCAAAGTTTAGCTACAATGCTTGCATTAGCTTTCCCAGCCATTTTTATTGAAGATTTAGAGGCTAAGTGGGTTCCGAAATTTACATTCGCAATGGTATGGCTAGTGCTGGCGGTTTCCCTAGGAGCATATATTGTGATGTTGAAGTTAATTGATAGGCTGGACGCTACTAAGGTTGCAAGTCTATTTTATCTTGGTCCACCTGTAACGATGTTCATGGCCTGGATGGCCTTTGGGGATAGTATAAAAATTATGGATGTCGTGGGAATATTAGTAGTTTTCTTCGGTGTTTTCTTAACCAATAGAAACAAATCTCAGAGTTATAAAACATAA
- a CDS encoding AraC family transcriptional regulator has product MQAININAIPVDEILFDLGKFFNVRVVESCNEYKVKLPSSIGEGDISGIQFENGLGLLQYNCNFYQDTEIRLVKSNIHSLKFIYVLNGSLEHRFSNEDESHVIDQYQHAIVASEEKNGHILKFSKGKSTCFSSIELDRKKYQDKISCELKGVDSDLSKVFNDIEAKNTFYDKGYYSLKIADIFNEMNTYKNRDFIRKLFLEGFTVQMLAEEILQYEDSKKSEENSKLLTKYELGAIREAVLYIEENISKELNVKLLSKLVGLNQNKLQYGFKKLYGSTVHNYIIDFRLRLVKTLLSNTDLQIGEIADKIGINSKSYFTKIFKERYGLTPIEFKKKQQHQ; this is encoded by the coding sequence TTGCAAGCAATTAATATTAACGCCATCCCCGTAGACGAGATTTTGTTTGACTTAGGTAAGTTTTTCAATGTTAGGGTGGTAGAATCTTGTAATGAATATAAAGTGAAATTGCCTTCTTCAATCGGGGAAGGAGATATTTCGGGTATACAGTTTGAGAATGGGTTAGGCCTGCTACAATATAATTGTAATTTTTATCAGGATACCGAAATCCGTTTAGTTAAAAGCAATATACATTCCTTAAAATTTATATATGTTTTAAATGGTAGTTTGGAACATCGTTTTTCTAATGAAGACGAAAGTCATGTAATAGATCAATACCAACACGCTATCGTTGCAAGTGAAGAAAAAAATGGACACATTCTAAAATTTAGTAAAGGGAAGAGTACCTGCTTTTCCAGTATTGAATTAGATAGGAAAAAATATCAAGATAAAATCTCTTGTGAATTAAAAGGAGTAGATTCAGATTTAAGTAAAGTATTTAACGACATAGAAGCGAAAAATACTTTTTATGATAAAGGTTATTACTCATTAAAAATTGCAGATATTTTTAATGAAATGAATACCTATAAAAATAGAGATTTTATAAGAAAACTTTTTTTAGAAGGTTTTACGGTACAAATGCTGGCAGAAGAAATTTTACAGTATGAGGATTCTAAAAAAAGCGAAGAAAACTCCAAACTTTTAACCAAATATGAACTTGGTGCTATTAGGGAAGCTGTTCTTTATATAGAAGAGAATATCTCAAAAGAGTTGAATGTTAAATTACTATCTAAATTAGTAGGTCTTAATCAAAACAAATTACAATACGGTTTTAAAAAGCTTTATGGGTCTACAGTTCATAACTATATTATTGATTTTAGACTTAGGCTGGTAAAGACACTTCTATCTAATACCGATCTTCAAATTGGAGAAATAGCAGATAAAATTGGTATAAATAGTAAAAGTTACTTCACGAAAATTTTTAAAGAGCGGTATGGTCTTACCCCAATTGAATTTAAAAAGAAACAGCAACATCAATAG
- a CDS encoding site-specific integrase, whose amino-acid sequence MVHLKAILHPKKLNKTEMIYRLALRVTSFRRRSYFHLGYNIDPKDWDEKAEKVKKSHPKYQHLNRLIRKKYDQLDDIIYEAERNKKQLSAKQITDKIRSNKNNNSFFALAKEHVEDLEKSKKFNRAISDRSKAKIIKEFTKGKDVLFPEIDESFLRRFKVYLKNEKNNSERSVMNSYVFIRLLFNRAIKRGIIDQTFYPFGRGKILIKYPESLKIGLTEEEILKIEQLDLQKHTPLWHTRNIFLFSFYLAGIRITDLLHLKWNDIVDDRLFYRMKKNAKLDSLRLPEKVIEILDFYRTDQRSYADFIFPELKKVGGDETKQKYSVIKSAIKKHNSNLEDIADLAEIDKKITNHIARHSFGNIAGDKVSPQMLQKLYRHSSLSTTIGYQGNFIHASSDQALDEILKFSNGNKIN is encoded by the coding sequence ATGGTTCATCTCAAAGCAATTTTGCATCCTAAAAAGTTAAATAAGACTGAAATGATTTATCGGTTAGCATTAAGAGTAACCAGTTTCCGTAGACGCAGCTATTTTCATCTTGGTTATAATATTGATCCAAAGGATTGGGATGAGAAAGCAGAAAAAGTAAAGAAATCACATCCTAAATACCAGCATTTAAATCGGCTAATCAGGAAAAAATATGATCAACTAGATGATATTATCTATGAAGCAGAGCGTAATAAAAAGCAATTATCTGCAAAGCAAATAACAGATAAGATAAGAAGTAATAAAAATAATAATTCCTTCTTCGCTCTTGCCAAAGAACATGTGGAGGATTTAGAAAAATCAAAAAAATTTAATCGCGCTATTTCCGATCGTTCTAAAGCAAAAATTATTAAAGAATTTACTAAAGGAAAAGATGTCTTATTTCCGGAAATTGATGAAAGTTTTTTAAGGCGTTTTAAAGTATATCTTAAAAATGAAAAAAACAACTCAGAAAGATCTGTAATGAATTCATATGTGTTTATTAGATTGCTATTCAATAGGGCTATTAAAAGGGGTATAATAGACCAAACTTTTTATCCTTTCGGTAGGGGTAAAATACTTATAAAATATCCCGAATCATTAAAAATAGGATTAACTGAAGAAGAAATTCTTAAAATTGAACAATTAGATTTACAAAAACATACTCCCCTTTGGCATACAAGAAACATATTTTTATTCTCTTTCTATTTAGCAGGAATCAGAATAACAGATTTACTTCATCTAAAATGGAATGATATAGTAGATGACAGATTGTTTTATAGAATGAAAAAAAACGCGAAATTAGATTCGCTCCGGCTTCCTGAGAAAGTAATTGAAATTTTAGATTTCTATCGTACCGATCAGAGATCTTATGCTGATTTTATTTTTCCTGAACTTAAAAAAGTGGGAGGAGATGAAACCAAACAAAAATATAGTGTAATAAAGAGTGCTATAAAAAAACATAATTCTAATCTAGAGGATATAGCTGATCTTGCAGAAATAGATAAAAAAATCACCAATCATATCGCCAGACATTCTTTTGGAAATATTGCCGGAGATAAGGTGTCCCCACAAATGCTTCAAAAACTATATAGACATAGCAGCTTGAGTACTACAATTGGATATCAGGGTAATTTTATACACGCTTCCTCAGATCAAGCGCTAGATGAGATTTTAAAATTTTCCAACGGCAATAAGATTAATTAG
- a CDS encoding helix-turn-helix domain-containing protein, protein MNDLQLEDRLMRMEQMLAANKEVLTFDEACLYSGISRSYMYKLTAKNLIPYSKPRGKLIYFEKSKLNAWLLGNQKS, encoded by the coding sequence ATGAATGATTTACAATTAGAAGATCGATTGATGCGTATGGAGCAAATGCTCGCCGCAAACAAGGAAGTACTAACCTTTGATGAAGCCTGCCTGTATTCCGGGATTTCGAGAAGCTATATGTACAAGCTTACCGCTAAAAACCTTATTCCCTATTCCAAACCACGGGGAAAGTTGATTTATTTTGAGAAAAGCAAGTTGAACGCCTGGCTGCTTGGCAACCAAAAATCTTAA
- a CDS encoding DsbA family oxidoreductase, with protein MKVKIWSDVRCPFCYIGKKKFENALADFQGKDEVEVEWKSYQLDPTLKTDPNVSMLDYFTKAKGVSKEQALQMFSGAKAMAAEVGLNFNLENSVLANSYKAHRLIQLAKSKGLDNEVKEELFKAHFVESINIDDSIVLEGLASSIGLNSTEIKDTLASDAFGYEVKQDELEARNIGVRGVPFFVIDDKYGISGAQPSEAFLQTLEKAWNEDQAYKNNLKTTEGDSCATDGDCI; from the coding sequence ATGAAGGTTAAAATCTGGTCGGATGTTAGATGTCCGTTTTGTTATATAGGAAAGAAAAAATTTGAAAATGCCCTGGCAGATTTTCAAGGTAAAGATGAGGTAGAAGTAGAATGGAAAAGTTATCAGCTGGATCCTACACTTAAAACAGACCCCAATGTAAGCATGCTGGATTATTTTACAAAGGCGAAAGGTGTAAGCAAAGAGCAAGCGCTACAAATGTTTAGTGGAGCCAAGGCAATGGCTGCGGAAGTAGGCCTCAATTTTAATCTTGAAAATTCGGTTTTGGCTAACTCCTATAAGGCGCATAGGCTCATTCAATTAGCCAAATCTAAAGGATTAGATAATGAAGTAAAGGAAGAACTATTTAAAGCTCATTTTGTTGAAAGTATAAATATAGATGACTCCATAGTCTTAGAAGGATTAGCTAGCTCAATTGGATTAAATAGTACAGAAATAAAGGATACCCTGGCCTCTGATGCTTTTGGTTATGAGGTTAAACAGGATGAACTAGAAGCGCGGAATATTGGAGTTAGGGGAGTGCCTTTTTTTGTTATTGATGATAAATATGGTATTTCTGGTGCCCAGCCTTCAGAAGCCTTTCTACAAACCCTTGAAAAAGCATGGAATGAAGATCAAGCTTACAAGAACAATCTAAAAACTACTGAAGGAGATTCTTGTGCTACAGATGGGGATTGTATTTGA
- a CDS encoding Gfo/Idh/MocA family oxidoreductase, giving the protein MVEHEERVNIGLIGPDRLGTEGISRLNRNSELDINFIVLDQKIRGRQELLEIIPNENFYSLESDFFKKARNGIVLADFLDLKLKKYQGKLDITKSFFCNANFLNQKEGLKLLFETARRKNILICFDLPLRFTRAFLELNENIKKGSLGKISQIDLTFYKNKKLNKNLCKSNKTNFYGAFMDTGIHMLDIALKVLNYPEISYLNAIPYKNGKKIERILPPLCEDYFLVTLITKTGILINLRCSTNLPQSKPQVMEADFHGEKGLLSLRNNGDKENDLIVQQFRNQDTQIISSPPDVYVDAASKEWIWSLKTDKRYNVQTETEMLALSDLVNKIYTFKTA; this is encoded by the coding sequence ATGGTTGAGCATGAGGAACGGGTAAATATTGGCTTAATTGGCCCCGATAGATTGGGTACTGAGGGTATTTCAAGGCTTAATAGGAATTCTGAACTGGATATTAATTTTATAGTCCTTGACCAGAAAATTAGAGGCCGCCAGGAATTATTAGAAATTATTCCTAATGAGAACTTTTACTCCCTGGAAAGCGATTTCTTTAAAAAAGCCAGAAACGGAATTGTATTAGCAGATTTTCTTGATCTTAAACTTAAAAAGTATCAGGGGAAATTAGATATTACCAAGTCTTTTTTTTGTAATGCTAATTTCTTGAATCAAAAAGAAGGTCTAAAACTTTTATTTGAAACGGCGAGGCGCAAAAATATTTTAATATGTTTTGATCTTCCACTTCGGTTTACCAGGGCATTTTTAGAACTCAATGAAAATATTAAAAAAGGAAGTCTGGGGAAAATTAGCCAGATAGATCTTACTTTTTATAAGAATAAAAAACTAAATAAAAATCTTTGTAAAAGCAATAAGACGAACTTTTATGGCGCGTTTATGGATACGGGAATCCATATGTTAGATATTGCTTTAAAGGTTTTAAATTATCCTGAAATAAGCTACCTGAATGCTATACCATATAAAAATGGAAAAAAGATCGAACGTATTTTACCACCCTTATGTGAAGATTATTTTTTGGTGACTTTAATCACAAAGACAGGGATCTTAATTAATTTGCGATGTTCTACAAATCTTCCTCAGAGTAAACCCCAGGTTATGGAAGCCGATTTTCACGGGGAAAAAGGACTGCTAAGCCTGCGTAATAATGGCGACAAAGAAAATGATCTTATTGTGCAACAATTCAGAAATCAAGATACCCAAATTATTAGTTCTCCGCCAGATGTTTATGTAGATGCGGCAAGTAAAGAATGGATATGGAGTTTAAAAACTGATAAGCGTTACAATGTACAGACAGAAACTGAAATGTTAGCCTTATCAGATTTAGTAAATAAAATTTATACTTTTAAAACTGCTTAA